The following coding sequences lie in one Fibrobacter sp. UWB15 genomic window:
- a CDS encoding metalloregulator ArsR/SmtB family transcription factor translates to MNDIAEKLNMEQSVVSHQLRILRTANLVKPRRDGRKMFYSLDDEHIGLIFNTGLTHILHKNGK, encoded by the coding sequence GTGAACGATATTGCCGAAAAACTGAATATGGAACAGTCCGTGGTAAGCCACCAGCTGCGAATCTTGCGTACGGCGAACTTGGTCAAGCCGCGTCGCGATGGTCGCAAGATGTTCTATTCGCTTGACGATGAACATATCGGATTGATTTTCAATACGGGTCTCACACATATTCTGCACAAGAACGGTAAGTAA
- a CDS encoding type II toxin-antitoxin system HipA family toxin has protein sequence MIAVEVKLWGTTIGALSMLEGEQTARFEYAPNLIGAGIEPSPIVMPVSKQIYSFPLLSKTFHGLPGLFVDSIPDKFGNRVIDAWLIRQGRLPESFTALERLCYTGNRGMGALEFLPLQGPDSHTDDSLDIENLRIFAAEVLNQRKRFSTKKLSKKNTKSFENILRVGTSAGGARAKILIAYDEATGEMRSGQVATDANFGYWLLKLDDVEQNGDKENADLFGYGAIEYTYSQMAKLAGIDMTECKLYECAGHRHFMTRRFDRLPGGKKMHYQSLCGLAHYDFNMPGAYSYEQALNIIKLLGLGYDALEEMFRRAAFNICARNQDDHAKNIGFLMDKSGAWKLAPAFDMTYAYNPQGLWTGTHQMTFNGKRDNFSLDDFKAVAKFAGLRQGRYKKILDEVKSAVTEWPKLAKQNEVPTRIIRAIAAAHR, from the coding sequence ATGATTGCAGTCGAAGTAAAACTCTGGGGAACGACCATCGGTGCGCTTTCTATGCTCGAAGGCGAGCAAACAGCGCGTTTCGAATACGCCCCTAATCTTATCGGAGCAGGAATAGAACCTTCTCCTATAGTAATGCCCGTATCCAAGCAAATTTATTCGTTTCCACTGCTGTCAAAGACATTCCATGGACTTCCGGGACTTTTCGTAGACAGCATCCCCGACAAATTCGGCAACAGAGTCATTGACGCATGGCTTATTCGGCAAGGCCGGCTCCCCGAAAGTTTTACCGCCCTTGAGCGCCTGTGCTACACAGGGAACCGCGGCATGGGGGCGCTGGAATTTCTCCCCTTGCAAGGCCCCGATTCTCACACAGACGACTCCCTGGATATAGAAAACCTGCGAATTTTCGCCGCCGAAGTATTGAATCAACGAAAGCGGTTCTCCACAAAAAAGCTCAGCAAAAAAAACACAAAATCCTTCGAGAACATTCTCCGGGTAGGAACCTCCGCTGGAGGCGCCCGCGCGAAAATCCTCATCGCCTATGACGAAGCAACTGGCGAAATGCGTTCAGGCCAGGTGGCCACAGACGCGAACTTCGGCTACTGGCTTTTAAAACTCGACGATGTGGAACAAAACGGCGACAAGGAAAATGCAGACCTGTTTGGGTACGGCGCGATTGAATACACTTACTCGCAAATGGCCAAGCTTGCCGGTATAGACATGACCGAATGCAAGCTGTACGAATGCGCCGGACACAGGCACTTTATGACCCGACGGTTCGACCGACTGCCGGGCGGGAAAAAGATGCATTACCAGTCGCTATGCGGCCTTGCCCATTACGACTTCAACATGCCCGGCGCCTACAGCTACGAACAAGCCCTGAACATCATCAAGCTGCTAGGCCTCGGCTACGACGCACTCGAAGAAATGTTCCGCCGTGCGGCATTCAACATCTGCGCCCGCAACCAAGATGACCACGCCAAAAACATCGGGTTCTTGATGGACAAAAGTGGAGCGTGGAAACTCGCTCCCGCATTCGACATGACCTACGCCTACAATCCGCAAGGTCTATGGACCGGCACTCACCAGATGACATTCAATGGCAAGCGAGACAATTTCTCGCTAGACGATTTCAAAGCGGTCGCAAAATTTGCAGGACTGCGACAGGGGCGCTATAAAAAAATTCTCGATGAAGTCAAAAGCGCCGTCACCGAGTGGCCCAAACTTGCAAAGCAAAACGAAGTCCCAACAAGAATCATCCGCGCTATTGCGGCTGCGCACCGGTAA
- the pheS gene encoding phenylalanine--tRNA ligase subunit alpha, translated as MSEAINNVKQAFDAELAQTDLTNQEAVNNLRVKYLGKKGAVTDLMKQMGSLSAEERPAYGKLVNELKVAVSEAIDKAIETANQAALQKKLESGFVDTTLPGAGIPAGSTHPLYDVREEIIDFFSQMGFEVDFGRDIETDWYNFEALNTPPDHPSRDMQDTFYVDDKVMLRTHTSGTQIHYMETHKPPFRMIAPGHVFRVDNDATHAPMFQQCEGLVVDENISFADLKGVLQVFMNKLFGEGVKTRFRPSFFPFTEPSAEMDVSCVFCGGKGCRRCKGTGWMEIGGCGSVDPNVFKNCGIDSEKYTGFAFGFGLDRIAMLRHAIPEIGLLTSNDQRFLSQF; from the coding sequence ATGAGTGAAGCTATTAACAATGTGAAGCAGGCGTTTGACGCAGAACTTGCGCAGACCGACCTTACGAACCAAGAAGCCGTCAACAACCTCCGCGTGAAGTACCTGGGCAAGAAGGGGGCCGTCACCGACCTCATGAAGCAGATGGGTAGCTTGAGCGCCGAGGAACGTCCGGCTTACGGCAAGCTCGTGAACGAACTTAAGGTCGCCGTCTCCGAGGCAATCGACAAGGCTATCGAGACCGCGAACCAGGCTGCCCTCCAGAAGAAGCTGGAAAGCGGCTTTGTAGATACCACGCTCCCGGGTGCAGGCATCCCGGCGGGCTCGACGCATCCGCTCTACGACGTGCGCGAAGAGATTATCGACTTCTTTAGCCAGATGGGTTTCGAGGTGGACTTCGGTCGCGACATCGAGACGGACTGGTACAACTTCGAGGCGCTCAATACGCCGCCCGACCATCCGAGCCGCGACATGCAGGATACGTTCTACGTGGACGACAAGGTGATGCTGCGTACGCATACTTCCGGCACGCAGATCCACTACATGGAAACGCACAAGCCGCCCTTCCGCATGATTGCTCCAGGCCACGTGTTCCGCGTCGACAACGATGCGACCCACGCCCCGATGTTCCAGCAGTGCGAAGGCCTGGTGGTGGATGAAAACATCAGCTTTGCAGACCTCAAGGGCGTGCTCCAGGTGTTCATGAACAAACTGTTCGGCGAAGGTGTCAAGACGCGTTTCCGCCCGAGCTTCTTCCCGTTCACGGAGCCCAGCGCCGAAATGGACGTGAGTTGCGTGTTCTGCGGTGGCAAGGGCTGCCGTCGCTGCAAGGGAACCGGCTGGATGGAAATCGGCGGTTGCGGTTCCGTGGACCCGAACGTGTTCAAGAACTGCGGCATCGATTCCGAGAAGTACACGGGCTTTGCATTCGGCTTCGGTCTCGACCGTATCGCCATGCTGCGCCACGCGATTCCGGAAATCGGTTTGCTGACCAGCAACGACCAGAGATTCCTGAGCCAGTTCTAG
- a CDS encoding pyridoxamine 5'-phosphate oxidase family protein, translated as MRRKDREVLGDENIAKIIEQCTTCHIAMVDDADAGMPYVIPMSFGYSLMDGVLELYFHCAHVGKKLDCILKNPNVAFSMCVENRIEIHEDVYCKSGRFYASVVGQGKAEIVEDVAEKCRGLSLLMERQAAGALHASGSAPFMHSPHEFEFTPAQAAAVTVFKITSTNFTGKAKSE; from the coding sequence ATGCGACGCAAAGACCGTGAAGTTTTAGGCGACGAAAACATCGCGAAGATTATCGAGCAGTGCACGACATGCCACATTGCGATGGTGGACGATGCGGATGCGGGCATGCCCTACGTGATTCCGATGTCATTCGGGTATAGTTTGATGGATGGTGTACTGGAATTGTATTTCCACTGTGCGCATGTCGGCAAGAAGCTCGACTGCATCCTCAAGAATCCGAACGTGGCGTTTAGCATGTGCGTCGAGAACCGCATCGAGATTCACGAAGATGTTTATTGCAAGAGCGGGCGCTTTTACGCAAGCGTCGTCGGGCAGGGCAAGGCCGAAATTGTCGAGGATGTTGCCGAAAAATGCCGCGGGCTCTCGCTCCTGATGGAACGGCAAGCAGCAGGTGCTCTGCACGCCTCAGGCTCGGCGCCGTTTATGCACTCCCCGCACGAGTTCGAATTCACGCCCGCGCAGGCCGCCGCCGTGACCGTATTCAAGATAACAAGCACGAATTTTACCGGGAAAGCGAAGTCGGAATAG
- a CDS encoding permease, whose product MPAVLEILEKFVWQFITLFSILATYSLLGGTFAILRPVAAFVTAMLGGVFTNLVTKNEPETGVAVIGESHEHHHEHHNHEHCDCEGDHCSCGHDDHDEHEKKSFAQKLKETFEYGFVNMIGDVSKWLTIGLLLGALIAAFVPDDFFLFLHEYPLLCMLVVKANAIAMITNMANIIMRGL is encoded by the coding sequence ATGCCTGCTGTTTTAGAAATTCTGGAAAAGTTTGTTTGGCAATTCATTACGCTGTTTTCCATTTTGGCGACGTATTCGCTGCTGGGCGGCACGTTTGCGATTTTGCGTCCGGTGGCTGCATTTGTAACGGCAATGCTTGGCGGAGTATTCACGAATCTGGTCACGAAAAACGAACCGGAAACGGGCGTCGCAGTCATCGGCGAATCTCATGAACATCACCACGAACATCACAATCACGAACACTGCGATTGTGAAGGCGACCATTGTTCCTGCGGCCATGATGATCACGATGAGCATGAGAAAAAGTCTTTTGCGCAAAAGTTGAAAGAAACTTTTGAATACGGCTTTGTAAACATGATTGGCGATGTGAGCAAGTGGCTGACGATTGGCCTTTTGCTGGGCGCCTTGATTGCGGCTTTTGTTCCGGATGATTTCTTCTTGTTTTTGCACGAATATCCGCTGCTTTGCATGTTGGTGGTGAAGGCGAATGCCATTGCCATGATCACGAACATGGCGAACATCATTATGAGGGGCCTGTAG
- a CDS encoding RNA methyltransferase has protein sequence MAFDKNKETEFGIIRNNFKDRESRDGFERRDGFKSRDNFKPRDSFEKREGFTRRKTDGDRRVSFGDPDGAPQTAIGGIREVTDLLERSPMQVHRVLFMHQSGNPKLYELQKLAKRAHVHVQQVDSKVLNTYTTQHHGVVALLNEKELLVWEDIREEYFAAKQKGERKLIAVGTNIEDPRNLGACIRSALALGVDLLMLPAKGMCGITPAVARSAAGALDKMKICRPNNLEAAVGELKLAGYQILGLDADTETNLAGFEFSDQAVIAVGGEDVGLPPFIRKQCDAVLRIPMMPEAHSYNASVALSLGLYEYARLRIK, from the coding sequence ATGGCTTTCGACAAGAACAAAGAAACTGAATTCGGCATTATCCGCAACAACTTCAAGGACCGCGAATCTCGTGACGGTTTTGAACGCCGCGACGGTTTCAAGTCGCGCGATAACTTTAAACCGCGCGACAGCTTCGAAAAGCGCGAAGGTTTCACACGCCGTAAAACCGATGGCGACCGCCGCGTGAGTTTTGGCGATCCCGATGGCGCTCCGCAAACCGCTATCGGCGGCATCCGCGAAGTGACCGACTTGCTGGAACGCAGCCCCATGCAGGTGCACCGCGTGCTCTTTATGCACCAGTCGGGCAACCCCAAACTCTACGAGCTGCAAAAACTCGCGAAGCGTGCCCATGTGCACGTGCAGCAGGTGGATTCCAAGGTTCTAAATACTTATACGACGCAGCACCACGGCGTGGTCGCCCTGTTGAACGAAAAGGAACTCCTGGTTTGGGAAGATATCCGCGAAGAATACTTTGCCGCCAAGCAAAAGGGCGAACGCAAGCTGATTGCCGTGGGCACCAACATCGAAGACCCGCGCAACCTGGGCGCCTGCATCCGTAGTGCGCTCGCCCTGGGCGTAGACCTTTTGATGCTCCCGGCCAAGGGCATGTGCGGCATTACGCCGGCTGTCGCCCGCTCTGCCGCAGGCGCGCTCGACAAGATGAAGATTTGCCGCCCGAACAACCTGGAAGCCGCCGTCGGCGAACTCAAACTCGCAGGCTACCAGATTCTGGGCCTCGATGCCGACACCGAGACGAACCTCGCCGGCTTTGAATTCAGCGACCAGGCGGTCATCGCCGTCGGTGGCGAAGACGTGGGCCTCCCGCCCTTCATCCGCAAGCAGTGCGACGCCGTACTCCGCATTCCGATGATGCCCGAAGCGCATTCCTACAACGCCTCGGTGGCACTTTCGCTCGGCCTGTACGAATACGCGAGACTACGCATCAAGTAA
- a CDS encoding N-acetyltransferase, with translation MATELEFGLQTREELDEAGLIMARAYEDYDYVTLYFPDREKSRNGLQIFMQCVLKTCYGKADLLAAHRDGKLVARATLEAPGFKKPSAFQYIIHGFWRVYLNTKWSDINGFIAMDENASKPCHDFQKSGPDIWYLSMLEVDSSAQGQGVGSQFLIYMEEYVRERGGKQLALFTNSRENLAFYSKRGYEVFHECEIEHNGRKIGSWSMKKILN, from the coding sequence ATGGCAACAGAACTTGAATTCGGGTTACAGACTCGCGAAGAACTCGACGAAGCGGGCCTAATTATGGCCCGGGCGTACGAAGATTATGACTACGTCACGCTCTATTTCCCTGATAGGGAAAAAAGCCGAAATGGACTGCAGATTTTTATGCAATGCGTCCTAAAAACGTGCTATGGAAAGGCTGATTTGTTGGCGGCGCATCGGGACGGCAAGCTGGTTGCACGCGCAACACTGGAAGCCCCTGGCTTCAAGAAACCTTCCGCATTCCAATACATTATACACGGTTTCTGGCGTGTGTACCTTAATACGAAATGGAGCGATATCAACGGATTCATAGCTATGGACGAAAACGCCAGCAAGCCCTGCCACGATTTTCAGAAATCAGGACCGGACATCTGGTATCTCAGCATGCTCGAGGTGGACTCGTCTGCGCAGGGGCAGGGTGTCGGCTCGCAGTTTTTAATTTATATGGAAGAGTACGTGCGGGAGCGTGGCGGCAAGCAGTTGGCTCTTTTTACGAATTCCCGGGAAAACCTCGCTTTTTACAGCAAACGCGGCTACGAGGTCTTTCACGAATGCGAAATTGAGCACAACGGCCGGAAAATCGGCAGCTGGAGCATGAAAAAAATTCTAAATTAA
- the galE gene encoding UDP-glucose 4-epimerase GalE, with the protein MKIAVIGGAGYIGSHTIIELYKAGHSVVAVDNLVNSCDESLRRVGEIVGQEIPFIKADARDAAAMDKIFKENHFDACIHFAGLKAVGESVAKPLEYYENNMNATFVLLNAMRNNGCKNIIFSSSATVYGNPAEIPITENCPKGAITNPYGQTKSMLEQVLIDVQKADPEWNVVLLRYFNPIGAHPSGRIGEDPSGIPNNLMPYITQTAVGIRKELGVFGNDYDTPDGTGVRDYIHVCDLAAGHVSALKAIENKCGLAIYNLGTGHGYSVLDVVHAFEKVNGIKVPYSIKPRRAGDIATCYCNPEKAYKELGWKAQFGIEEMCRDAWNWQKNNPNGYRKG; encoded by the coding sequence ATGAAGATTGCAGTGATTGGTGGCGCAGGTTATATCGGCAGCCACACCATTATTGAATTGTACAAGGCAGGCCATTCCGTTGTCGCCGTCGACAACCTGGTTAATTCCTGCGACGAATCGCTCCGCAGAGTCGGCGAAATCGTCGGGCAAGAAATTCCCTTTATCAAGGCGGACGCCCGCGATGCAGCCGCCATGGACAAGATTTTCAAAGAAAACCACTTTGACGCCTGCATCCACTTTGCAGGGCTAAAGGCCGTGGGCGAATCGGTCGCCAAGCCGCTGGAATACTACGAAAACAATATGAATGCGACCTTCGTGCTGTTGAACGCCATGCGCAACAACGGCTGCAAGAACATCATCTTCTCGTCGTCGGCCACCGTGTACGGTAACCCCGCCGAAATTCCCATTACCGAAAACTGCCCGAAGGGCGCCATCACCAACCCCTACGGACAGACAAAGTCGATGCTGGAACAGGTGCTGATCGACGTGCAGAAGGCCGACCCCGAATGGAACGTGGTACTGCTCCGCTACTTCAACCCGATCGGCGCACACCCGAGTGGCCGCATCGGCGAAGACCCGAGCGGAATTCCGAACAACTTAATGCCTTACATTACGCAGACCGCAGTCGGTATCCGCAAGGAACTCGGTGTGTTCGGCAACGACTACGACACCCCCGATGGCACTGGCGTGCGCGACTACATTCACGTATGCGACCTCGCCGCAGGCCACGTGAGCGCCCTCAAGGCCATCGAAAACAAGTGCGGACTCGCCATTTACAACCTGGGAACAGGCCACGGCTACTCCGTGCTCGACGTGGTGCACGCCTTTGAAAAGGTGAACGGCATCAAGGTGCCCTACAGCATTAAGCCCCGCCGCGCAGGCGACATTGCCACCTGCTACTGCAACCCCGAAAAAGCCTACAAGGAACTCGGCTGGAAGGCGCAGTTCGGCATCGAAGAAATGTGCCGCGACGCCTGGAACTGGCAAAAGAACAACCCGAACGGTTACCGAAAAGGCTAA
- a CDS encoding 5-formyltetrahydrofolate cyclo-ligase — protein MESILLVSALLLLIFGSRPLFEMLRKKRDGEELIGNPWEEVHAIKGYRESRKVAAFYPLTGEPNIMPIIKQLADEDRLLLPRCTGPTTMEFCHVQSLKKDLVKGKFGIMEPRGDIPAYEGDFTVFLVPGTKFNLTGERCGHGKGYYDRFLAKHPNAHKAGIATPKQISVEPLMQKLTDIKMDQIIICREKP, from the coding sequence ATGGAATCTATACTTCTCGTTTCTGCCTTACTCCTTTTGATTTTCGGCTCCCGGCCGCTTTTCGAGATGTTGCGCAAAAAGCGCGACGGCGAAGAACTTATCGGAAACCCGTGGGAAGAAGTCCACGCCATCAAGGGTTACAGGGAATCACGCAAGGTGGCGGCGTTCTACCCGCTCACGGGCGAACCGAACATTATGCCGATTATCAAGCAGCTCGCCGACGAAGACCGTCTGCTGCTCCCCCGCTGCACGGGCCCCACGACCATGGAATTCTGCCACGTGCAAAGCCTCAAGAAAGATTTGGTCAAGGGCAAGTTCGGCATTATGGAACCCCGCGGCGACATTCCGGCCTACGAAGGCGACTTCACCGTGTTCCTGGTTCCCGGCACCAAGTTCAACCTGACCGGCGAACGCTGCGGACACGGCAAGGGTTACTACGACCGCTTTTTGGCAAAGCACCCGAACGCCCACAAGGCAGGCATCGCGACTCCCAAGCAGATTAGCGTGGAGCCGCTCATGCAAAAGCTGACCGACATCAAGATGGACCAGATTATCATTTGTAGGGAAAAGCCCTAA
- a CDS encoding HRDC domain-containing protein, translating to MQDEKYILVDSEESLANLLADLELYEMAAVDTEADSMYHYTTRLCLIQITIGEHHYIVDPLCGLDLAPLFKARAMQTLIFHGADYDLRLLWQTYGFSPKQIFDTMLAAKILGEDHLGLADLVREYFGDELKKENQRADWTTRPLPLEMCEYAIHDTFYLHELCAILVEKLQEAGRMSWLTEQCDALIEHAKHPAPQRKDPWRVTGSAPLSPCALNVLKFLWEWRENQAQELDRPPYKVMPVELMLAIARRSEANFPTVDLEKLPKLPRNFRDERLDSFVNMLQTAVAVPQSDWPERLPKAPPPPVVPNSDLLSVLKTWRDLKAEELELDPSLLANKAQLIWLAAPGDMPWEARYEEAHLMNWQRALWTEILQQNLPNAKRVGDPD from the coding sequence ATGCAAGACGAGAAATACATACTGGTAGATAGCGAAGAATCGCTCGCGAATTTGCTCGCGGATTTGGAGCTGTACGAAATGGCCGCCGTCGATACCGAGGCGGATTCCATGTACCATTATACCACCCGTCTTTGCCTGATCCAGATTACTATCGGCGAGCACCATTACATTGTGGACCCGCTGTGTGGGCTTGACCTTGCCCCTTTGTTCAAGGCCCGCGCCATGCAGACGCTCATTTTCCACGGCGCCGACTACGACTTGCGACTGCTGTGGCAGACTTACGGATTCTCGCCCAAGCAAATTTTCGACACCATGCTCGCGGCAAAGATCCTGGGCGAAGATCACCTGGGCCTTGCGGACTTGGTCCGCGAATACTTCGGCGACGAACTCAAGAAAGAAAACCAGCGTGCCGACTGGACCACGCGACCGCTGCCGCTCGAAATGTGCGAATACGCCATCCACGACACGTTCTACCTGCACGAACTCTGCGCGATTCTCGTAGAAAAGTTGCAGGAAGCTGGCCGCATGAGCTGGCTTACCGAACAGTGCGACGCCTTGATCGAACATGCCAAGCATCCCGCCCCGCAGAGAAAGGATCCCTGGCGCGTCACTGGCTCCGCTCCGCTTTCGCCGTGCGCCCTGAACGTGCTCAAGTTCCTCTGGGAATGGCGCGAAAACCAGGCCCAGGAACTGGATCGCCCGCCCTACAAGGTGATGCCGGTGGAACTGATGCTCGCCATCGCCCGCCGCAGCGAAGCGAACTTCCCGACCGTGGACTTGGAAAAGTTGCCGAAGCTCCCCCGCAATTTCCGCGACGAGCGCCTGGATTCGTTCGTGAACATGCTGCAGACGGCCGTAGCCGTGCCGCAATCGGACTGGCCCGAAAGACTCCCCAAGGCCCCGCCCCCGCCGGTGGTGCCGAACTCCGACCTGCTTTCGGTGCTCAAGACCTGGCGCGACCTTAAGGCAGAGGAACTGGAACTCGACCCATCGCTCTTGGCCAACAAGGCGCAGCTCATTTGGCTAGCCGCTCCGGGTGACATGCCCTGGGAGGCCCGCTACGAAGAGGCGCACCTCATGAACTGGCAACGCGCCCTGTGGACTGAAATTTTGCAACAGAACCTGCCCAATGCAAAGCGCGTAGGCGACCCCGACTAA
- the ispD gene encoding 2-C-methyl-D-erythritol 4-phosphate cytidylyltransferase, with protein sequence MKGKFAAVLPAGGLGKRMGGNIPKQLLVLGGKPVYRYSLETFLSMDEIAEVEMAVPADWKDHFEKDFSHPKLKIVVGGAERWQSVENGVNALTSNAEYVLVHDVARPFISKEIILDVCKTLIEKGSCLVAKPAVDTIKIAKDGCVQQTIDRNTVWMAQTPQAASIALLKKLYGRIAAEPLNFTPTDEASILEYFGESVYIVKGNNLNDKLTTPEDFEIFASRAR encoded by the coding sequence ATGAAAGGAAAATTCGCGGCGGTACTCCCTGCGGGGGGACTCGGCAAGCGCATGGGCGGAAACATTCCCAAGCAGCTTTTGGTTCTGGGCGGCAAGCCCGTTTACCGTTACAGCCTCGAGACCTTCCTTTCGATGGATGAAATCGCCGAAGTCGAGATGGCCGTGCCCGCCGACTGGAAGGACCATTTCGAAAAAGATTTTTCGCACCCTAAACTGAAAATCGTTGTAGGCGGCGCAGAACGCTGGCAGTCCGTCGAAAACGGCGTGAATGCGCTCACGAGCAACGCCGAATATGTTCTGGTACACGATGTCGCGCGTCCGTTCATCAGTAAAGAAATCATTCTTGACGTTTGCAAGACGCTTATCGAAAAAGGCAGCTGTCTTGTGGCTAAACCTGCCGTCGACACCATCAAAATTGCAAAAGACGGATGCGTGCAGCAGACCATCGACCGCAACACCGTATGGATGGCGCAGACCCCGCAGGCGGCCTCGATTGCCTTACTGAAAAAGCTCTACGGGCGCATTGCCGCAGAGCCTTTAAACTTTACCCCCACCGACGAAGCAAGCATCCTCGAATATTTCGGCGAAAGCGTCTACATCGTGAAGGGCAACAACCTGAACGACAAGCTTACGACTCCCGAAGACTTCGAGATTTTCGCAAGCCGCGCCCGCTAA
- a CDS encoding helix-turn-helix domain-containing protein: MAIYKAQTDESALALLGKRMAAFRIRNNWTQAQLAQISGVSKGTVERIERGDSVQVLNLVKVLRACNMLETFLSIFPDDSPSPMQLLQMGQIKNRQRASSPHKKSTSENSVADNSAQYSAAESPAKNKPWVWDEDK; the protein is encoded by the coding sequence ATGGCGATATACAAAGCACAAACCGACGAGTCCGCACTAGCCCTACTAGGGAAACGTATGGCGGCATTCCGCATAAGGAACAACTGGACACAAGCCCAGCTCGCCCAAATATCCGGAGTCAGCAAGGGAACCGTAGAACGCATTGAACGCGGCGATTCAGTCCAGGTGTTAAATCTAGTTAAGGTACTACGGGCCTGCAATATGCTCGAGACTTTCTTGAGTATATTCCCGGACGATTCTCCCTCGCCCATGCAACTTTTGCAAATGGGGCAAATCAAGAACCGTCAACGCGCAAGCTCTCCTCACAAGAAAAGCACCAGCGAAAATTCCGTCGCTGACAACTCCGCTCAATATTCAGCCGCCGAAAGCCCTGCCAAGAACAAGCCCTGGGTATGGGACGAAGACAAGTAA